The Desulfobotulus pelophilus DNA segment ATAAGCTCCGCAGCAACAAAAGAATCTGCCAAACCAATCAAATTATCTGCCATGGAATTCACATGGGCTGTCTCATTGCCCACCAAGGAAAATCCGATTTCCGCACGCTGGTGAATATCCTGACTGGCTACCTCGGCAATGGCTGCATTACAATGTTTTTTCAATTGTGCCATCAGACTACGGACAATTCCCCTCTTCTCCTTGAGGGAACGGCAGCCATGAAGCCTGTACACCAGTATACCCACAGCACAGACCATTCCCTTACCCTTTGCCGGTCTCTGATTTCTCATTTCTTTCCTCCACAGTAAACAAGTCCCTTCTTCGTTCAGCCCTGAGCCCTCCCATCGGTTTTTTCCAGCTTACCCTTCTTGGCTCCTTCCTGCAGCTTTTGTTTTCTCCCGCATAAAGACAAAAAAAAAGACCAGCCGAAGCTGATCTTTTCATATTTTTTTTGGAGGCGGCACCCGGATTTGAACCGGGGAATAAAGGCTTTGCAGGCCTCTGCCTTACCACTTGGCTATGCCGCCATAAAAATGGAGCGGGAAACGGGATTTGAACCCGCGACTTCAACCTTGGCAAGGTTGCACTCTACCACTGAGTTATTCCCGCTCAGTGAGAACGGGACTGTATTTAAGAAATCCCGATCTGTATGTCAATTGAAAAATGCACTCTTATCAAAAACCCAACAGAAATTCAGGCAAGCTGTCTGCGGGCGCGCAGGCCATAATCCACACCAGACCAGATGGTGAGTGCCAGAGCAACCCAGAGAACCCATGTGCCAACCATATGGAAATCCAGGCCGAAATAAGGATAATGCAACAGTAAAGGAATAATGGCTCCGATCTGAAAACCCGTTTTCCATTTAGCCACGTTTGTTGCTGCCACATCAGCACCACTGGAAGCCAGAATACTGCGAAGGCCGGTAATGGCAAGCTCCCTCCCGATAATAAGGCAAACAATC contains these protein-coding regions:
- a CDS encoding DUF503 domain-containing protein — its product is MRNQRPAKGKGMVCAVGILVYRLHGCRSLKEKRGIVRSLMAQLKKHCNAAIAEVASQDIHQRAEIGFSLVGNETAHVNSMADNLIGLADSFVAAELMDSDFEIFHYSEF